From Anastrepha obliqua isolate idAnaObli1 chromosome 3, idAnaObli1_1.0, whole genome shotgun sequence:
ATTTGATGGCATTCATTTGAAAACTGGCTACAGCAAACAAAAATGCGTGAATGTGCCAAACATTTAGCCAGTTCTGTTCGCCACTGTATATGTACTTAAACATGTAGATATATTGAAAGGTGTTTATGTTGCGCTCAATAAATATGAGTACTGTAGtattctttataattttatattacgcCACTTTGTTAATACATCAGTAGAGCCGAAGGTGTTTACACTAGTGCTCCATTTCAATGTAAAGTAGTGGATCTCCTCtacttttcttatatataataataataataatacatcaataaatatactaaatataatgggttggggaaaaagaaatgtcgtatttgtgatcgaaatttgacgctttatttaacgtacttagaaaTATCCGATTCAAGacaaatatgccccgttttgttcgcaaacttgttgccatttagaaggcaacttcattatcccccctttATAAAACCCCCCCTCCGTATATacaaaaaactcagacaaccagttttcgcaagcctcttttaaagccaacttggtatcaccaagggtgttttgcatggaccggaagagatgatagtcacttaGTGCCAGGTCTGAACTATATGTCgggtgcgataggacatcccatccgagctcccgtagcttctggcgggccatcaaagatgtgtgaggacgagcgttgtcctggtggaacgcaacaccattcctattgaccaattctggccgcttctggtcaatcgcctgcttcaaacggtcaagttgctcacagtagaggaccgaattaagggtctggtcatagttgagcagctcatagtggataattcccttccaatcccaccaaacacacagcaaaaccttcctggcggtcaatccgggctCGCCGTttctcgaccacgatctttatcgcttggcgttgtcgtacgtgatccacttttcatcgccagtcatcatccgcttcaaaaatgggtcaagttcgttccgttttagcagagaatcgcaagcgttgattcggtccaagagatttttttgcgtcaacacgtgtggcacccatcCAGCTTTTTTTAGAATCCAATCTTccgcaaatggttccaaacggttttgtggtctacacctagttcctgactaatcgagcgaatgctcacatgccggtctctttggataatttcaacgattttattaGTCTCTACGACTATTGacctaccagtacggggtgcacatctactacaccagaacgaaatcgatcgaaccaatgctgtgctgtgcgaatcgttacattatcaggcccataaacttcacaaatttttgccgccgccttcgttgcatttttacctctaaggaagtaaaaacataaaatatgacgaatttcttgcttggtggactccatttttgacgcgctataacttaagccagaaacgtacgatcacaacactatcaaagagacacttgtagtacagattgtcgtcttcaaatcgccgtttagtgtgatccgatgcaataagtacaacgcaaaatatgtttaaatgtcgcgctcaattgacaaaatacggcattactttttccccaacccaatacaaACATGTCATAGTTTCACTCACCCTTGGCGTTTTGTTTTTCCCTGGCCGCCTGTTCCACAAATATTGAACTTTTCTTAGACTTTTCCAAAATCGTTTCAACCACCTGTTTCTTATCGATGTTCTCCTTAAGTGCGAGCAGCTCATTCGGATCGAAACCCGCAgtccttttcaaaatttttacgaaTATTTCACCCTCAACACTAATCATATTTAGCACATAATCTTCAAGGCCGGTACGTCCGAAACACATCGCACCGATTGTGGATACCATATGGAATTCATTAACCAAATAGCGTTGCAAGTATAATTGCACTAAACCGCCCTCGAGCGCTACACAACAAAGTGTTAGTCCCAAATGGGGTAGACTGATGGGGATCATACAAATCGGCAGTGCTGAAAGTTTGTTCACATACAATTGCTTGCCTTTCTTCGAATAGCAAACAAGGCGACAATCCATGGCGCATAATGTGATCGTTTGATCGACCGGTAAAAGCATTAAACCGGTGAATGGATgggaaattttgaatatttcctGTCCTTCCCTAGTCGACTTCCGAAGCAAATATACACCACCATAGCGTGTGGCAATCACTATGCAAAAGTCAGTCTCGAAAGTGCCATGCACAGCCATCATGGATGGTACGGTTTCATATGCGCAGGTCTTCGCTTGGTAGATCAAACCGAAACTTTGTGGTTCCAACACCAATACATCACCATTATCGGTGGCTATAACCAAATGTGAGGGTGGATTCGCATCGCTGGAGATGCGTTGTAGGCAACTGAGGGCAACTATGTTCGCATGACGCATTACCGTTGCATCTGCATACTTCAAAATGAAGTCCTAAAATTATATTAGTAACGGAGttaaataagtttaaataaaaaatctgtatGTATTTCTATCACATTTTGTTCCTCGATTGGCAGTTGTATGAGCTTCTGAGACTTTCTCGACATCTTCGGACGTTCAATGGATTTTAAGCTTTCAACTAATGCTGGCTGCTGTTCCACGCGTACCGTTGGCAATTTACGCCAGAGATCTTGTTCCAACTCCTCGGCCTCTAACCCCGGCACTGTATACTTGAAATAAGGTTTCAAACTCCGAAAGAATAGAACTGACTCTGCAATGGCCACTGCAACGACtattacattcatacatatgatacaaaaaaaaaatataggtatatacatataatgaatgattttttttaatttgaatttccaCAGCTGAAAGCAATCAACCTACTTGGCGTTTTGGGCTCCGACTCGTCGCTGTAGAAACTTTGTATGGCAGCTGGTACGCCGTTGAGCTTCAATTCCGTGTGCAGCGTAGTGCCAcgaaaaattttcaaggtcGCCGTCGGTTCATTCTCTAATGAGATGTCTGCCGCAATGAGTCGCACGTAATTGTCGCATTTGATATCGCACAACGTCATGCAGCTGGTGACGGTGTTTAGACGCGGTCGTGGCTCATCTTCGTCCACGATGACCTGTAGCCATTTGGAGTTGACAGACATATTTTAAAGTGaagtgaatatatatttttacgttTGTAAGTACTTTCGTTTTGATACACAGCCCATTGCAGTTTTCTCTAATCTCTTTTGGCCATACAAttattttcactttgttttgGTTTATATTTGTTTACCTTAGCAACGCGAGGTTACAAGCGCGTGTGGCCATATTGCTAAACTGTTTCTTATTTTGGAAAAgggctttttataaaaattatattttgttagttttataatttatgaATTTGTCGGCAGCACTCGCATACCGGGGAATGCTTAAGTTTGATCATTTCTTGGGTGTATAATATTGAAGTTTTTAGTAGCCTAGCCCTTTTAGCCTTTAGCTATTATTGGGAGtgtaatatactcgtatttcatatactttacttatatatttttgacGGTCACTATggaagaattttttgaaaatatttctgtgcACGTGCCaataatgtaataataataatgagtgGTCTAAAATGTTTATATGTGACCTGCAGGGTTGAACACTTACAAAGGTAAAAAGCGGTGGCCACTCAGCAGGCACTGGCATACCTCCGGCTGCATTTGttgcatgaaaaagtttctctaaAAACTAATCCGAGATGCTATAtattatatcgtccccttagtattaaaatagcctataaattttttgatgttttgagaaaacgaatttcaaactttttgtcgaaagtagctctcactcaaatctcgttatgtctgtaaatatttattattttttgactgacgttttgacccactttgtggaactagaataaaaaaataatagcctatgagcacataggccattgttatactaaggggacgatataactGTGTAGAacagaacaacatcaaaacagaCATTCCAGTTCAGAGACCTAAACAGCTTAAGAGGaagttttttagaaatttcaaaaaatcaattttagctTCTACAACCCATTAAATAGGTAGAGACCTGTGCGCTCCTCATGGGTAAaagtttaaactcatttatctcgacttttttcggcacggcggggatgaaaaaaaaatatgttcagcCGTAtcacttgaaaataaaatatgttgttcacaacatcaatggctatcgtcggaactagaatcataattttaaTTGTCACTTTTGCCACTttgtcaatttttaatattttcgatttgttctagttccGGCCATTACTGCACGCTTTCTGATTAAGAATCAGCACTTaacaattttgtgtttcagattaGTAGAGGTCTCGAAATCACCCACGTCGTCCGGGGCCGATTATTCAAGAGGGTCATCTTCAGtggttttataataataaatattgtttttaaaataaaatacaaattttgtatgcTCAGTAGATGTagtaataaaaacgaaaaaattaaatatcccttttttaatgtttaatggcaaaaaaatcgtgaaaatatgtgaaattttcGTTAGAATACCGGGTTGCtttaaaattcattaatgtCCGCTAAGCTTAGATTCACCACACAACCAAAGTAATGCAGTAATGGTTAAGTTAGAGGGCAGTAACAAAATAAGTGTTCGACACTTTTAATTTATCTGTCGTCATGGCGGCTACGGCTAGAGTCAGTTGACATCATATTCGTTATACTGGCATATGCCCCACGACAATTCCGATCGCAGGATGAAAGAGAGAATTTTCAAAGTGAAATTTGCTGATCGATTTTAATGACAGGTATGTCTTTTTGAGTTCATAAGTTGTTGCCAATTATCTTTGGTTTAACATTTCCAGGAAGTTCATTCGTAGCCAGAGTTTGCCAGAAGTTAGCGATAGGCCCCGTGTTCACAACACTTTTTCATCATATTTTCCTCGTCCCTTTGACATTCGAAATGCGTATGTGACAAGGGGAAAATTTACTCTACAGCTGGCAGATTAACAATCTCTTTCAGCCATTAACCGGCTCACAAGGCaaacaaaatagtaaaaataattcgCAATCAGTGTTTTTAATTCTCTCTGCGACATTTAGAAAGTTATATAAATTTGCACGTTAAGATATGTACGTAAATAGACTTGCTCGACGAACCACGTTAACTGTGCAAGAAAGCACGCCCATCAGTAAGAAGTTGTTAAAAGCAGAACGCGTTGTGCTCAATTGAGATTTCGATTTACAACAACTCACTCTTCACTTCCACCGCGAACCTCTTTGGCTTGTATGTGGCTTTCGCGCAGACCTATTACCGGCATTTGAAGCGCCTACTGAATGGTTAAGCAGACACAGGTATGCAATTCGAGCAAAGTAATGGAATCAACTAATaactaaaacaagcaaacacaaaaaatagtaaGGAAGTACTAAATGCGGCCCGAACCGAACCTTATATGCCCGCGAACATTTTGGTTGCACTTAATTTGGGCTTGCTACTTTTTTTCTCACAGTGGTCGCCCATTCACAGGTGAACCTTCGGAcctatttctgccatgataaaAGTTCTCTTAAAAACCATACGCCATTCGGAGGcggtataaaactgtaggtccccatAAACTCAGCGATACAACCAACATACCATACTACCAGGTTGTTCAATACGCTTTACGTTCGATAATACATAGAGGGCGGTGCTACTagcctacatttttttgttatgttggtacaatTTGTTGATTgaatttgtttacaagccatttagtatcgccgtgtcacagtattttctacgaTGGAAAGAATCAAGTGGCgtacagtgattgaatttttgtttttggaaggtttaaagcCAAAGGAAATTTGTGAACGAAAGTGTATAAGGTCACCAGTGTTTTCGCCATCAATTGgtgcagtagaaagatgggaTGCTGGAAGATGGAAAccgtttttcatcaaaatgtcataaaagcTGTGCAAGCATATTTTGTAGCCCtttcagattctcacttcaaaaatggaatttgtaaattggaatctcgatggaacaagtgtattgatgttctgggagactatactgaatagtAAAGCCATAGAATTGTATTTCTCTTATCAAACCGTACAACtaattgaacaacctagtgtatatataaaaatctaAAGATCTTAATAAATGGGGAGTAACTTAAATGAAATTGGGAGTAACACGTTTACATCTGCCCCTCGCattatatttctgtttttgggtgtttggccgagttcctcctcctatttgtggtgtgcgtcttgatgtagttccacaaatggaattgAATACCAACTTACCTTGGATAAAAAGTagcattgaaatataaaaatatctggtCAAGTTATCGTGCGCTCGAATAGATGGATGGACGGACGGACTGTCTACATAAACTCTTCTCATCATTTCGAGCATTTTGGTATATAAGTACTCGTGCATCTCTATATCTTTTTCGATTACTTTATGctgttatgtaaataaaattataataccctgtGCTCAAGTGCGCGCAGTAGAAATACGGAAGAAATGCAAAACGGCAAAATGCAGAAAGCTGTAGAACCGAAAATAGGAAATACCAACTTACATACCAAAGTGAAAAATAGGAACCGGTTTTAGATAATTCATAACGATGAACATACGCACATATAGAAAGAGTCATATGTTTTCAACTACCCAAGTTTTGGTCACTTTTACCCAAGATATAAGAAGGCACCAAAGCTATTTACGCAAAAATGggccaaataaataaacaaaaataacaataataacaaacacAATTAAGGCTTTTACAATTCTGCGCATGTATGAACAAAAGCTTTCGTATTGAATGTCGCACCGCTTTAAAAGGCAATGATTCATGCGCCCACATTGCTTGCAGCGAGGTTTGAAGGAATTCTTGTGGTCAATTTTAGCTTTGGTAAGCAGCGCTAATGATCAGTTGATGGCCGCTGTGTAAGAGATTCAAGTGGGACACAGATGTACGCCCCTGtagggaaaatttggaataGCTAATCGATTTTCAAGTAACTAAATGTgaaattatgtacatacataattgtgattaataattatatataatatatacataattacggAATTTGGGAttgaatcaaaaattttataaatttagaaCTTTCTCTAAAGCGTATGCTAGGAAGAAGATGAAGTCTCAATCTaagtatacattatggttgtataaggcggttatacgaccaattttatcgtatggatGGGTAGTTTGtacaaagatcagcctatgCAATAATGATCGGTGCAATCAGAGTGAGTGCATTTAAGTTAAATGAATCGCGTCGCTAGaaggaaaaaacgtatggtcatgccagtctttTATTGGGACagactcagttaacctcggtgacgACTTTCTACATCGTCCTGACTGTAACATTCAACATGCATTTTGCTACTCTCTTTTCATTTCAGCAGGAATGGAGTAAGTAAAAAACCTCAACAGtagatggttcaaaaatggtttgtggtgttggagctggtatatattctcatagacttggaattgaagaAACTGTGCGTCTTCCTAATGCGTGCAGTGTTTC
This genomic window contains:
- the LOC129241233 gene encoding Bardet-Biedl syndrome 1 protein, which produces MSVNSKWLQVIVDEDEPRPRLNTVTSCMTLCDIKCDNYVRLIAADISLENEPTATLKIFRGTTLHTELKLNGVPAAIQSFYSDESEPKTPIVAVAIAESVLFFRSLKPYFKYTVPGLEAEELEQDLWRKLPTVRVEQQPALVESLKSIERPKMSRKSQKLIQLPIEEQNDFILKYADATVMRHANIVALSCLQRISSDANPPSHLVIATDNGDVLVLEPQSFGLIYQAKTCAYETVPSMMAVHGTFETDFCIVIATRYGGVYLLRKSTREGQEIFKISHPFTGLMLLPVDQTITLCAMDCRLVCYSKKGKQLYVNKLSALPICMIPISLPHLGLTLCCVALEGGLVQLYLQRYLVNEFHMVSTIGAMCFGRTGLEDYVLNMISVEGEIFVKILKRTAGFDPNELLALKENIDKKQVVETILEKSKKSSIFVEQAAREKQNAKATYGAFQAELWRLRYVAARATADAINSSESTISGDIMHAPVKLSAEVCGVGPEFRLYLTIQNMSSYKMASNLTVLLHADRRHYTIAKTIAKLPSILPGVPLKIDFEVVAVLEPNDKLPPHTLTPDNSQIRVMLLKARQTKPLIAAVIAMPQSEVNI